One window from the genome of Enterobacteriaceae bacterium Kacie_13 encodes:
- a CDS encoding FCD domain-containing protein: MHGELNLLHPIAPQQSDTLVLDALTRYVAQSGTRVGEKLPPERVLAEGLAVSRNTVREALKRWEALGIIVRKKGSGTFLQSEVTANDSFLSLRFKNDSATMLHALEVRRIIECEASALAAVRATESDLLFIEHKLDVMEKVHLSVGSAGAEDWQFHAAIYTAAHNPLLLQMVGGIYDLLHAFFESPPEQALFSDSFPLHRTLFEAIARREPETARRLSNDILNITERDMKEVINAAR; this comes from the coding sequence ATGCACGGCGAACTGAATTTATTGCACCCGATTGCGCCACAGCAAAGTGACACGCTGGTGCTGGATGCGCTGACCCGTTATGTGGCGCAGTCCGGTACCCGCGTGGGGGAGAAATTACCGCCGGAGCGCGTGCTGGCCGAAGGGCTGGCAGTGAGCCGCAACACCGTGCGCGAGGCGCTGAAACGCTGGGAGGCGCTGGGGATTATCGTGCGTAAAAAGGGCAGCGGGACATTCCTGCAATCGGAGGTCACCGCCAACGACAGCTTCCTGTCGCTGCGCTTTAAAAACGATTCCGCCACCATGCTGCACGCGCTGGAGGTGCGGCGGATCATCGAATGCGAAGCCTCGGCGCTGGCGGCAGTGCGCGCGACAGAAAGCGATTTACTGTTTATCGAACACAAGCTGGATGTGATGGAAAAAGTTCATCTGAGCGTCGGTTCTGCCGGCGCTGAGGACTGGCAGTTTCACGCAGCCATTTATACCGCCGCGCACAATCCGCTGCTGTTGCAAATGGTCGGCGGTATCTACGACCTGTTGCATGCTTTTTTTGAATCGCCGCCGGAACAGGCGTTATTCAGCGATTCATTTCCACTGCACCGAACCCTATTTGAAGCCATCGCGCGGCGGGAACCTGAAACCGCGCGACGACTGAGCAACGACATCCTGAACATAACTGAACGCGACATGAAGGAAGTGATCAATGCAGCAAGATGA
- a CDS encoding MFS transporter produces the protein MKTTQRNAAALSRAPFDKRLVNDDELNPDTAVARTNPKSPFIKRGTPQFIRVTLALFSAGLATFALLYCVQPILPVLSHDFGVSPATSSLSLSLSTGLMAIGLLFTGPVSDAVGRKSVMVVALLLAAGCTLVCSFMQSWDAILIMRALIGLSLSGVAAVAMTYLSEEIHPSVVAFSMGLYISGNSIGGMSGRLVSGVLTDFFSWRIAIAVVGIFALAAAIMFWRILPPSRHFRASSLKPRKLLINFKLHWRDSGLPLLFVEGFLLMGSFVTMFNYIGYRLLGTPYNMSQAIVGILSVVYLMGTYSSPKAGVLTGVYGRGPVLIGAIAIMLAGILLTAFSPVWLIFIGMILVTGGFFAAHSVASGWIGRRARRAKGQASSLYLFCYYAGSSVAGTLGGFFWHAYGWSGITAFISLMLVVGVGVGVKLMRLAEARVV, from the coding sequence GTGAAAACCACCCAGCGGAATGCCGCTGCACTATCCAGGGCTCCCTTCGACAAACGTCTGGTTAACGACGATGAGTTAAATCCTGACACTGCCGTCGCCCGCACGAATCCAAAATCGCCCTTTATCAAACGTGGTACACCGCAGTTTATCCGGGTGACACTTGCCCTGTTTTCTGCCGGGCTGGCGACGTTTGCATTGCTGTACTGCGTGCAGCCGATCCTGCCGGTGTTGTCCCATGATTTCGGCGTGTCTCCCGCGACCAGCAGCCTCTCGCTGTCGCTATCTACCGGTTTGATGGCCATAGGCCTGCTGTTTACCGGGCCGGTTTCGGATGCGGTCGGGCGCAAATCGGTGATGGTGGTCGCCCTGCTTCTCGCGGCGGGATGTACGCTGGTCTGTTCCTTTATGCAAAGCTGGGACGCCATTCTTATCATGCGTGCCCTGATTGGCCTTTCACTCAGCGGCGTGGCAGCGGTGGCGATGACCTATCTCAGCGAAGAAATTCACCCGAGCGTGGTGGCTTTCTCGATGGGGTTATACATCAGCGGTAACTCGATTGGCGGCATGAGCGGGCGTCTGGTCAGCGGCGTACTGACCGATTTCTTCTCATGGCGCATCGCAATTGCGGTGGTCGGCATCTTTGCGCTGGCGGCGGCCATCATGTTCTGGCGCATCCTTCCACCTTCCAGACACTTTCGCGCCAGCTCGCTGAAACCGCGCAAGTTGCTCATCAACTTTAAACTGCACTGGCGCGACAGCGGCCTGCCTTTGCTGTTCGTCGAAGGTTTTCTGCTGATGGGCAGCTTCGTGACGATGTTTAATTACATCGGCTATCGTCTGCTCGGCACGCCGTACAACATGAGTCAGGCCATCGTCGGGATTTTGTCAGTGGTGTATCTGATGGGCACCTACAGTTCGCCGAAAGCGGGCGTGCTGACCGGCGTCTATGGTCGTGGCCCGGTACTGATCGGCGCAATCGCCATCATGCTGGCCGGTATTCTGCTCACCGCGTTCTCGCCGGTATGGCTGATTTTCATTGGGATGATCCTGGTCACCGGCGGGTTCTTCGCCGCCCACTCCGTCGCCAGCGGCTGGATCGGCAGGCGCGCACGCCGTGCGAAAGGACAAGCCTCCTCACTGTATCTGTTCTGTTATTACGCGGGATCGAGTGTGGCGGGTACGCTGGGCGGATTCTTCTGGCATGCGTACGGATGGAGTGGAATCACAGCGTTTATTAGTTTAATGCTGGTGGTGGGTGTAGGCGTAGGGGTTAAGTTGATGAGGCTGGCGGAGGCACGCGTTGTTTGA
- a CDS encoding ROK family protein, with protein sequence MIPDGQPGHIDQIKQTNVGAVYRLIDQFGPISRIELSKKAQLAPASITKIVRELIQAHLVLETEFQDPGSRGRPAIGLALDTQAWHYLSARISPGSITLGLRDLSSKLVVEEVLPLPEQAPQSLMQRIITEIDLFFIRHQRKLERLTAIAITLPGMIDARRGIVHRMPFYHDVFDMPLGDTLCAHTGLPVFVQHDISAWTLAEALYGASRGCKNVVQIVIDHNVGAGVITSGRVLHAGSSSVVEIGHTQVDPYGKRCYCGNHGCLETVASTDSILELVRQRLAVPAPASLLHGVSLTIEAVCDAANRGDQLARDVIVGVGQSVGRMLAIMVNLFNPEKVLIGSPLNLSQDILHPAIMSCIQQQSLPAYSENIKLESTQFYNQGTMPGAALVKDALYSGSLLIKLLQG encoded by the coding sequence GTGATCCCCGATGGGCAGCCCGGCCATATTGATCAAATCAAACAAACTAACGTCGGTGCTGTGTATCGCCTGATCGATCAGTTTGGTCCCATTTCGCGCATAGAGCTTTCCAAAAAAGCCCAGCTGGCACCTGCCAGTATTACTAAAATTGTCCGTGAACTGATTCAGGCACACCTGGTGCTCGAAACGGAGTTTCAGGATCCCGGCAGCCGCGGGCGTCCGGCCATCGGATTAGCGCTCGACACCCAGGCCTGGCACTATCTTTCTGCCCGCATCAGCCCCGGTTCAATCACGCTGGGGTTACGCGATCTGAGCAGTAAGCTGGTGGTAGAAGAAGTGTTGCCGCTGCCGGAACAGGCTCCTCAGTCACTGATGCAGCGTATAATCACAGAAATCGATCTGTTCTTTATCCGTCATCAGCGCAAACTCGAACGCCTTACCGCCATCGCCATTACCCTGCCGGGCATGATCGACGCACGGCGCGGCATCGTTCACCGCATGCCGTTTTATCACGATGTGTTCGATATGCCGCTTGGCGATACCCTTTGCGCACACACGGGTTTGCCGGTGTTCGTGCAGCATGACATCAGCGCGTGGACGCTGGCGGAAGCCCTCTACGGCGCCTCGCGCGGTTGCAAAAACGTGGTGCAGATTGTTATCGATCACAACGTTGGCGCGGGCGTTATAACCAGCGGACGCGTTCTCCATGCTGGCAGCAGCAGTGTGGTGGAAATCGGCCATACGCAAGTCGATCCTTACGGCAAACGCTGTTACTGCGGGAATCACGGCTGTCTCGAAACCGTCGCCAGCACCGACAGCATTCTGGAACTGGTGCGTCAGCGCCTGGCTGTCCCGGCACCTGCGAGCTTATTACATGGCGTGTCGCTGACGATTGAAGCGGTGTGCGACGCCGCCAACCGTGGCGACCAGCTGGCGCGAGACGTCATCGTTGGCGTGGGGCAGAGTGTCGGACGGATGTTGGCGATCATGGTCAATCTGTTTAATCCTGAAAAAGTGCTGATCGGCTCACCGCTTAATTTATCGCAAGATATTCTGCATCCGGCGATAATGTCGTGTATTCAACAACAATCTCTTCCGGCATATAGCGAAAATATCAAACTCGAATCCACGCAATTTTATAATCAGGGGACTATGCCCGGTGCGGCATTAGTTAAAGACGCGCTTTACAGCGGATCATTGCTGATAAAACTCTTACAAGGCTAA
- a CDS encoding LysR family transcriptional regulator yields the protein MSHIELRHLRYFIAVADELHFGRAAERLHISQPPLSQQIQALEAHVGAALFYRSNRTVRLTQAGVAFLHEARQILQRVEEASEQAARIHRGESGNLTLGLTSSAPFLRRVSRTLHRFRLTYPDVNIRIEQLNSKQQIDPLLEGKLDLGIMRNGDLPPQLAHQLIWSEPLIAVVHKDNPLNNLPAGELTFQHMADQPFVFFSKDVGTSLYDDILIQLKAQGITPYITQEVGEPLTIIGLVAAGLGVSILPASYLRIQVDGVRYLRFGEMQGITELWLVNHSERPITAATKAFMELMMEEDGV from the coding sequence ATGAGCCACATTGAACTGCGTCATTTGCGTTATTTTATCGCCGTCGCTGACGAGCTGCATTTCGGGAGGGCGGCGGAGCGGCTGCATATCTCCCAGCCGCCGCTTAGCCAGCAAATACAGGCGCTGGAAGCCCACGTCGGCGCGGCGCTGTTTTATCGCAGTAACCGGACGGTGCGCCTGACGCAGGCGGGCGTGGCATTTCTGCACGAAGCGCGGCAAATTTTGCAGCGGGTGGAAGAAGCGTCAGAGCAGGCAGCGCGGATACATCGCGGTGAGTCCGGAAATCTGACACTCGGACTGACCTCCTCGGCGCCGTTTTTACGCCGTGTCTCCCGTACTCTCCACCGTTTCCGGCTGACCTATCCCGACGTGAATATCCGCATCGAACAGCTCAACAGCAAGCAGCAGATCGACCCGCTGCTGGAAGGCAAACTGGATCTTGGGATTATGCGCAACGGCGACCTGCCACCACAGCTGGCTCATCAGCTGATATGGTCTGAGCCGCTGATTGCCGTGGTGCATAAAGACAATCCGCTGAATAATTTGCCTGCCGGTGAACTGACGTTCCAGCATATGGCCGATCAGCCGTTCGTGTTTTTCTCCAAAGACGTCGGCACTTCGCTGTACGACGATATTCTCATACAGCTCAAAGCGCAGGGGATCACACCGTATATCACGCAGGAAGTGGGCGAGCCGCTGACTATTATCGGGCTGGTGGCCGCGGGACTGGGGGTGTCGATTTTACCGGCGTCCTATCTGCGCATTCAGGTCGATGGCGTAAGGTATTTACGCTTCGGGGAAATGCAGGGCATCACCGAACTCTGGCTGGTGAATCATAGCGAACGGCCGATAACGGCAGCGACTAAAGCGTTTATGGAACTGATGATGGAAGAGGACGGCGTTTGA
- the bioD gene encoding ATP-dependent dethiobiotin synthetase BioD: MLTHFFVTGTDARVGKTIVTRALLQALAAQDRCVLGYKPIATGSQELADGVRNKDAVTLQQSSSIAYPFKKITPLALTDEDIYASEIPENVFEIMTNGLNFMREEADSVVVEGCDGWRTLITPHLLYSDWVRLQNMPVVLVVGIQEGCVSHALLTAQAIIADGLPLLGWVANRINPCLAHYQETIDALTANISAPLLGEIPYLPRAESRDMAKFIDLSSFNLKTLTKA; encoded by the coding sequence ATGTTAACGCACTTTTTCGTCACGGGTACGGATGCCCGTGTAGGTAAAACCATTGTCACACGTGCCTTGCTTCAGGCCTTAGCCGCGCAGGATCGCTGCGTTCTGGGCTATAAACCTATTGCAACTGGCAGCCAGGAGTTGGCCGACGGGGTTCGAAATAAAGATGCGGTAACTCTCCAGCAGTCATCTTCTATTGCTTATCCTTTTAAGAAAATAACGCCTCTGGCATTAACCGATGAAGATATTTATGCGAGTGAAATACCTGAGAATGTGTTTGAAATAATGACCAACGGCCTCAATTTTATGCGTGAAGAGGCTGATTCGGTGGTTGTCGAAGGATGTGATGGCTGGAGAACCTTGATTACTCCGCATCTTTTATATTCAGACTGGGTACGTCTGCAAAATATGCCGGTTGTACTGGTTGTGGGTATTCAGGAAGGTTGTGTCAGCCATGCGTTATTAACCGCGCAGGCTATTATTGCCGATGGATTACCTTTGCTGGGTTGGGTAGCGAACCGAATTAATCCTTGCCTTGCTCATTATCAGGAGACTATCGATGCGCTTACCGCGAATATTTCCGCGCCACTGCTCGGTGAAATTCCCTATCTGCCACGCGCAGAGAGTCGTGACATGGCGAAGTTTATCGATCTCTCCAGTTTTAATTTGAAAACGCTGACCAAAGCCTGA
- the ugpC gene encoding sn-glycerol-3-phosphate ABC transporter ATP-binding protein UgpC, translating to MAQITISDLQKRYDNVEVLRHINLTIKDGEFVVLVGPSGCGKSTLLRTIAGLELATAGDIHIGTRLMNQVAPKDRDISMVFQSYALYPHMTVARNMGFSLEVQKRPKAEIDAAVNKAADILGLTALLHRRPKELSGGQRQRVAMGRAIVREPQVFLFDEPLSNLDAQLRGQMRIEIKSLHQRMRNTIVYVTHDQVEAMTLADRIVVLNHGLIQQVGTPLELYDTPANKFVASFIGSPSMNFIEGTIEMGDSAPQLRIHPTLTLPVDPTITGLQSGAKVIYGVRPEAIVLCTPDAPGALPLDVTLIEPTGLSELIHGTLGGEKLSVYSMVRSGAAPGDRVWIKIDTGRVQVFEGGSQKRLVKQGEN from the coding sequence ATGGCTCAGATTACGATTTCCGATCTTCAAAAACGTTACGACAATGTCGAAGTGCTGCGGCACATCAACCTGACCATCAAAGACGGCGAGTTCGTGGTGCTGGTCGGCCCGTCGGGGTGCGGCAAATCCACCTTATTGCGCACCATCGCCGGACTGGAACTGGCGACGGCGGGGGACATCCACATCGGCACGCGGCTGATGAATCAGGTTGCGCCGAAAGACCGGGATATCTCGATGGTTTTCCAGAGTTATGCGCTCTATCCGCACATGACGGTGGCGCGCAATATGGGGTTCAGCCTGGAAGTGCAAAAGCGGCCGAAAGCTGAAATCGACGCCGCCGTGAATAAAGCCGCCGACATTCTCGGCCTGACGGCGTTGTTGCATCGCCGCCCCAAAGAGCTTTCCGGCGGGCAGCGTCAGCGCGTGGCAATGGGCAGGGCGATCGTGCGTGAACCACAGGTGTTCCTGTTCGACGAACCGCTCTCCAACCTGGACGCACAGTTGCGCGGCCAGATGCGCATCGAAATCAAAAGTCTGCATCAGAGAATGCGCAACACGATTGTTTACGTGACCCACGATCAGGTCGAAGCCATGACGCTCGCCGATCGTATCGTGGTACTCAACCACGGCCTGATCCAACAAGTCGGCACGCCGCTTGAGCTTTACGACACGCCCGCCAACAAGTTCGTCGCCAGTTTTATCGGTTCACCCTCGATGAATTTCATCGAGGGTACGATCGAGATGGGCGATTCCGCCCCGCAACTGCGTATTCATCCCACCCTGACACTGCCGGTGGATCCGACCATCACCGGCCTGCAAAGCGGCGCGAAAGTAATCTACGGCGTCCGCCCCGAGGCGATTGTGCTCTGCACACCGGACGCGCCGGGCGCGCTGCCTCTGGATGTGACCCTGATTGAGCCGACCGGGCTGAGTGAGCTTATCCACGGCACGCTGGGGGGTGAAAAGCTGAGTGTTTACAGCATGGTGAGATCGGGGGCCGCACCGGGTGATCGGGTGTGGATTAAGATTGATACCGGGAGGGTGCAGGTGTTTGAGGGGGGGAGTCAGAAACGGCTGGTGAAGCAAGGGGAAAATTGA
- the dcuC gene encoding anaerobic C4-dicarboxylate transporter DcuC produces MWELLIGLVVAVFVGRYIIKGYSPTGVLMVGGLLLLVISALMGHSVLPEGAKSTGWNTTDIVEYVKILLMSRGGDLGMMIMMLCGFAAYMTHIGANDVVVRLASRPLKMINSPYILMVAAYILACLMSLAVSSATGLGVLLMATLFPIMVNVGISRGAAAAICASPAAIILSPTSGDVVLAAQAANMPLVDFAFKVTLPISIAAIVAMAVAHFFWQRYLDKRDTAELVGAVDSNQNDVVETNAPAFYAILPFTPIIGVLIFDGKWGPNLHIITILVICMLLTALIETVRNRSGKIVFAGLDVAYRGMADAFANVVMLLVAAGVFAQGLSTVGFISSLIGLAQNFGSGSIIMMLVLVVITVLAAMTTGSGNASFYAFVELIPKLAAKMGINPEYLVIPMLQASNLGRTISPVSGVIVAVAGMAKISPFEVVKRTSVPVLVGLIVVIVATEILVPVH; encoded by the coding sequence ATGTGGGAATTGCTGATCGGGCTGGTGGTCGCCGTATTTGTCGGGCGATATATCATTAAAGGATATTCGCCAACTGGCGTACTGATGGTCGGCGGGCTGTTGCTGTTGGTGATAAGCGCGCTGATGGGCCACAGCGTACTGCCTGAAGGGGCGAAGAGCACCGGCTGGAACACCACGGATATTGTCGAGTACGTCAAAATTCTGCTGATGAGCCGAGGTGGCGATCTCGGAATGATGATCATGATGCTGTGCGGTTTCGCGGCTTACATGACACACATCGGTGCGAACGACGTGGTGGTCAGGCTGGCATCCCGCCCCCTGAAGATGATCAACTCGCCGTATATCCTGATGGTCGCCGCCTATATTCTGGCGTGCCTGATGTCACTGGCTGTCTCCTCGGCGACCGGCCTTGGCGTTTTGCTGATGGCGACACTGTTCCCTATCATGGTCAACGTCGGCATCAGCCGGGGAGCAGCAGCGGCGATTTGTGCATCGCCTGCGGCCATCATTCTCTCCCCAACCTCCGGCGATGTGGTGCTGGCGGCACAAGCGGCGAATATGCCGCTGGTAGATTTCGCGTTTAAGGTCACCTTGCCCATTTCAATTGCCGCCATTGTGGCCATGGCAGTCGCCCACTTCTTCTGGCAGCGTTATCTGGATAAGCGCGATACCGCTGAACTGGTGGGAGCTGTGGATTCTAATCAAAATGACGTCGTGGAAACCAACGCGCCCGCGTTTTACGCCATTCTTCCCTTCACCCCCATCATCGGTGTGCTGATATTCGACGGAAAATGGGGACCGAATCTGCATATCATCACCATTCTGGTCATCTGTATGCTGCTCACCGCGCTGATTGAAACCGTGCGCAACCGCAGCGGGAAAATCGTATTCGCCGGGCTGGACGTTGCCTATCGCGGTATGGCGGATGCCTTCGCCAATGTAGTCATGCTGCTGGTCGCGGCGGGCGTATTCGCGCAAGGTCTGAGCACTGTCGGTTTCATCAGCAGCCTGATAGGACTGGCGCAAAACTTCGGTTCCGGCAGCATAATCATGATGCTGGTTCTGGTGGTGATCACCGTGCTGGCCGCCATGACCACCGGCTCCGGTAACGCCTCTTTTTATGCTTTCGTCGAACTTATACCGAAACTGGCGGCGAAAATGGGCATTAACCCGGAGTATCTGGTGATACCGATGCTTCAGGCGTCTAACCTCGGACGCACTATCTCCCCGGTCTCCGGCGTGATCGTCGCCGTCGCCGGTATGGCAAAAATCTCCCCGTTTGAAGTCGTCAAACGCACTTCCGTTCCGGTTCTGGTTGGCCTCATTGTGGTGATCGTCGCGACGGAAATTCTGGTGCCTGTGCATTAA
- a CDS encoding extracellular solute-binding protein, which produces MRHPKRHVLSLLTLSISLFSCASFAATKLTLVEVITSPARTEMLQKMLTAYKAQHPDVEIEVVSLPWGQAFEKLGTMIQSGQYPDVVEMPDTWQGLYASNGMLADLEPRLKSWSGTPDLTDKTLTMARSSGGTATMIPYGFYLRAMFWNKKLFQQAGLTAPPKTMDEFMADAKKISALGNGISGYCMRGGVGGTNAWMMFMAAMNGSPEFFDKEGNSTLTQPGAIKGAQFLVDMYQKGYAPKDSVNWGFNEIVSSFYSGKCAMLDQDPDALIAIKNSMNPDDFSVAPMPLGPNGKAYPTIGYTGWSMFKQSKNQDQGWDLISFLSNKENNLTWSKFVGTLPIYKGAEQDAYYHAPQFAGWFAELNSPDYIPLTMPTHFKGWGYFNSVIVKDSSQETLLGQNDTESMVKDWAKYLTKEQKAWLAAQK; this is translated from the coding sequence ATGCGACACCCGAAACGTCATGTGCTCAGCCTGCTGACTCTCAGTATCAGCCTCTTTTCCTGTGCCAGCTTTGCCGCGACCAAACTGACGCTGGTGGAAGTGATCACCAGCCCGGCGCGAACCGAAATGCTGCAAAAAATGCTCACCGCTTACAAAGCGCAACACCCGGACGTTGAGATTGAAGTGGTATCGCTGCCGTGGGGGCAGGCGTTTGAAAAGCTCGGTACCATGATTCAGAGCGGACAATATCCGGACGTGGTCGAAATGCCCGACACCTGGCAGGGGCTGTACGCCAGTAACGGCATGTTGGCGGACCTTGAACCTCGCCTGAAAAGCTGGAGTGGCACGCCAGACCTGACCGACAAAACGCTGACCATGGCGCGCTCTTCCGGCGGGACGGCAACCATGATCCCTTATGGTTTCTACCTGCGGGCGATGTTCTGGAATAAAAAACTCTTCCAGCAGGCGGGGCTTACCGCACCGCCGAAAACGATGGATGAGTTTATGGCCGATGCGAAGAAGATCAGCGCCCTTGGCAACGGCATCAGCGGCTATTGCATGCGCGGCGGCGTAGGTGGCACAAATGCGTGGATGATGTTTATGGCGGCGATGAACGGCTCGCCGGAGTTCTTCGACAAAGAGGGCAACAGCACCCTGACGCAGCCGGGTGCCATTAAAGGCGCGCAGTTCCTGGTGGATATGTATCAGAAAGGCTATGCGCCGAAAGACAGCGTTAACTGGGGTTTCAATGAAATCGTCTCCAGCTTCTACTCCGGCAAGTGCGCGATGCTCGATCAGGATCCGGATGCGTTAATCGCCATCAAAAACAGCATGAACCCTGACGATTTCTCGGTCGCACCGATGCCACTTGGGCCGAACGGAAAAGCCTATCCGACCATTGGTTACACCGGCTGGTCGATGTTCAAACAAAGCAAAAATCAAGATCAGGGCTGGGATCTGATTTCGTTTCTGAGTAACAAAGAAAATAACCTGACGTGGTCGAAATTTGTGGGCACGTTGCCGATTTATAAAGGCGCGGAGCAGGACGCCTACTATCACGCACCACAGTTTGCTGGCTGGTTTGCTGAGCTGAACAGCCCGGATTACATCCCGCTGACCATGCCGACGCACTTCAAAGGTTGGGGCTATTTTAACTCGGTGATCGTCAAAGACAGTTCGCAGGAAACGCTGCTTGGTCAGAACGACACCGAAAGCATGGTGAAAGACTGGGCGAAGTACCTGACCAAAGAACAGAAAGCGTGGCTCGCCGCGCAGAAGTAA
- a CDS encoding ABC transporter permease subunit: MSVLSLNLWLRKGGHRLGILLYLIFSLFPIYWLIKISITPDKLLYSEGVKMWPGEMTLVHFQRVFTESQFPLYFFNSLIVSFGTAFLTTVIAAGAGFAFSRFSFKGKTVMAALLLFTQMFPLVMILAPIYKVMAPLGLTNSLLGLILIYTAFNVPFATFLMQSFFDSIPKDLEESAMLEGCSRFMALRKVIIPLTLPGMAATLGFVFTAAWSELLFSLMLINKNDVMTFPVGLLSFVSKFAVSWGDMMAAAVLALIPACLFFAFIQRYLVQGLTAGAVKG; this comes from the coding sequence ATGAGTGTATTGTCATTAAATCTCTGGCTGCGCAAAGGCGGTCATCGGCTGGGGATCCTGCTTTATCTGATTTTCTCACTGTTCCCGATTTACTGGCTGATCAAAATCTCTATCACGCCGGACAAATTACTCTACAGCGAAGGTGTGAAGATGTGGCCGGGCGAGATGACGCTGGTGCATTTTCAGCGCGTGTTTACCGAAAGCCAGTTTCCGCTCTATTTCTTCAACAGCCTGATTGTTTCATTCGGCACGGCATTTTTGACGACGGTGATTGCCGCCGGGGCCGGTTTTGCGTTTTCCCGCTTCAGCTTTAAAGGTAAAACGGTAATGGCTGCGCTTTTGCTTTTCACCCAGATGTTCCCGCTGGTGATGATCCTCGCGCCGATTTACAAAGTGATGGCACCGCTGGGACTGACCAACAGCCTGTTGGGTTTAATTCTGATTTACACCGCCTTCAACGTACCTTTTGCGACCTTTCTGATGCAGTCGTTTTTCGACAGTATTCCGAAAGATTTGGAAGAGTCAGCGATGCTGGAAGGGTGTAGCCGTTTCATGGCGTTACGTAAAGTCATCATCCCGCTGACCTTGCCGGGCATGGCGGCCACGCTGGGGTTTGTGTTTACTGCGGCGTGGAGCGAACTGTTGTTCTCGCTGATGTTAATCAACAAAAACGACGTGATGACCTTCCCGGTGGGCCTGCTGAGTTTTGTGTCTAAGTTTGCAGTTTCCTGGGGCGACATGATGGCGGCGGCAGTGCTGGCGCTGATCCCTGCCTGTCTCTTCTTTGCGTTCATTCAGCGTTACCTGGTTCAGGGGCTGACTGCCGGTGCGGTAAAAGGATAA
- a CDS encoding ABC transporter permease subunit gives MMLEVSPPDTAAAPRFPRLRALLEPWVYLSPTLVLIALFIFVPMAIGISYAFQNIQLLNPSDTGWVGLDNFRTLFDDRHFYAALRHTFNWTLTSLVLQFALGLGLALLLNREFAGRGWVQALVFLPWAVPAFLSGLTWAWLLNPVIGVLPYWLTDLHIISEPYNILSDPQLALYGPVVANVWFGIPFFAITLLAALQSIPKDLYEAAAMDGASGWQQFRKVTLPFLAPMIAITVMLRTIWIANFADLIVVMTDGGPANSTSILSSFIFTTAYRKLDFGYASAMAVFLLVLMTLYALVLLRIRHQLLK, from the coding sequence ATGATGTTGGAAGTTTCACCACCAGACACCGCTGCCGCGCCGCGCTTTCCCCGTTTGCGGGCGCTGCTGGAACCCTGGGTGTACCTCAGCCCGACGCTGGTGCTGATCGCGCTGTTTATTTTTGTTCCGATGGCGATCGGCATTTCGTATGCGTTCCAGAATATTCAGCTGCTTAACCCGTCCGACACCGGCTGGGTCGGGCTGGATAATTTTCGCACCCTGTTTGACGACCGGCATTTCTATGCCGCGCTGCGTCACACCTTCAACTGGACGCTGACGTCTTTAGTCTTGCAGTTCGCGCTGGGGCTTGGGCTGGCGTTGCTGCTTAACCGCGAGTTTGCCGGGCGCGGCTGGGTGCAGGCGCTGGTGTTCCTGCCGTGGGCAGTACCGGCGTTTCTTTCCGGACTCACCTGGGCGTGGTTGCTCAATCCGGTGATCGGCGTCTTGCCATACTGGCTGACCGATCTGCACATCATTTCCGAGCCGTACAATATTCTCTCTGACCCACAGCTGGCGCTGTACGGGCCGGTGGTGGCTAACGTCTGGTTTGGCATTCCGTTTTTTGCCATCACTTTGCTGGCGGCGTTGCAGTCGATCCCCAAAGATTTGTACGAAGCGGCGGCGATGGACGGTGCGTCCGGCTGGCAGCAGTTCCGTAAAGTCACGCTGCCGTTTTTGGCACCGATGATTGCGATTACAGTGATGCTGCGCACCATCTGGATCGCCAATTTCGCCGACCTGATAGTGGTGATGACCGACGGCGGTCCGGCGAATTCGACATCGATTCTCTCGAGTTTCATTTTCACTACCGCTTACCGCAAACTCGACTTTGGCTATGCCTCGGCGATGGCGGTCTTCCTGCTGGTGCTGATGACGCTTTACGCGCTGGTTCTTCTGCGCATCCGCCATCAGTTATTGAAATAA